One genomic segment of Ferrimonas sp. YFM includes these proteins:
- a CDS encoding DUF2057 family protein, translated as MRLRSLATLAATLLLTATASASTLQLPKGFYATNVNGQQVSAFDSSLDLGQGKQVVTLRYANPHRIHPEHHEMVVSGPIYVVFDADGNTDYQLSADLPMALNQAKSYARNPKFDLTSDGLVIAHQAYLGQGAIARLLTD; from the coding sequence ATGCGCTTACGCTCTCTGGCCACCCTGGCCGCCACTCTGCTACTGACCGCCACCGCATCCGCCAGCACACTGCAACTGCCCAAGGGCTTCTACGCCACCAATGTGAACGGCCAACAGGTGTCCGCCTTTGACTCCAGCCTGGATCTGGGACAGGGCAAGCAGGTCGTCACCCTGAGATACGCCAACCCCCATAGGATTCATCCTGAGCACCATGAAATGGTGGTCTCTGGCCCCATCTACGTGGTCTTTGACGCCGACGGCAACACCGACTATCAGCTCAGTGCCGATCTGCCCATGGCTCTGAACCAGGCGAAATCCTACGCCCGCAACCCCAAGTTCGACCTGACATCCGATGGCCTGGTCATCGCCCATCAGGCCTACCTGGGCCAGGGTGCCATTGCCCGGCTGCTGACCGATTGA
- the arfB gene encoding alternative ribosome rescue aminoacyl-tRNA hydrolase ArfB yields the protein MLTLSNRLTIPASELEFQAIRASGPGGQNVNKVSTAIQLIFDYRRSPTLPDHYKEGLDRLSHPNITPGGKILIKAQQFRSQEMNRQDALDRLQALLKKAAFRPKTRHATKPTKASVRRRLDGKSRQSQRKQMRRSPPKE from the coding sequence ATGCTGACCCTGTCCAATCGTCTCACCATTCCCGCCTCCGAACTGGAGTTCCAGGCGATCCGCGCCTCGGGCCCGGGGGGACAGAACGTCAACAAGGTCTCCACGGCCATCCAGCTGATCTTCGACTATCGCCGCTCCCCTACCCTCCCCGACCACTATAAAGAGGGGCTGGACAGGCTCTCCCACCCCAACATCACCCCCGGGGGCAAAATTCTCATCAAGGCGCAGCAATTTCGCAGCCAGGAGATGAATCGCCAGGACGCCCTGGACCGCTTACAGGCCCTGCTGAAGAAAGCCGCCTTTCGTCCCAAGACCCGTCACGCCACCAAACCCACCAAGGCCAGCGTCCGTCGCCGACTGGACGGCAAAAGCCGCCAGAGTCAGCGCAAGCAGATGAGGCGCTCACCTCCGAAAGAGTAA
- the aroQ gene encoding type II 3-dehydroquinate dehydratase, giving the protein MSKQKRILLVNGPNLNMLGRREPGHYGSMTLDEIVTGLTKVAEDHQVSLSHIQSNSEAELIDAIHASDVDFIIINPAAFTHTSVALRDAILSVSTPFIEVHLSNVHAREPFRHHSYFSDVAVGVVCGLGADGYQFALQSAVNYLNRADEYERS; this is encoded by the coding sequence ATGTCGAAGCAAAAGCGAATCTTGCTGGTCAATGGTCCCAACCTGAACATGCTGGGACGGCGCGAACCAGGCCATTACGGCTCGATGACCCTGGATGAGATCGTTACTGGTCTGACCAAAGTCGCCGAAGATCATCAGGTTAGCCTTAGCCATATCCAGAGCAACTCCGAAGCTGAACTGATCGATGCCATCCACGCCAGTGACGTGGATTTCATCATCATCAATCCCGCCGCTTTTACCCACACCAGTGTGGCCTTGCGGGACGCCATTCTGTCGGTTTCCACCCCCTTTATTGAAGTACATCTGTCAAATGTCCACGCCCGGGAGCCTTTCAGGCACCACTCCTATTTTTCCGATGTAGCGGTAGGAGTTGTTTGCGGTCTGGGCGCGGACGGATACCAATTTGCACTGCAAAGTGCGGTTAATTACTTGAATCGTGCGGACGAGTACGAGCGCAGCTGA
- the accB gene encoding acetyl-CoA carboxylase biotin carboxyl carrier protein, producing MDIRKIKKLIELVQESGIAELEIAEGEESVRISRTGNAPVAASYTVAEAPMVAAPAPVAAAAAPAAAPAAEAAPAISGHAVKSPMVGTFYRSPSPAAKPFVEVGDTVAVGDTLCIIEAMKMMNQIEADKAGVVKQILVENGDSIEFDEPLFIIE from the coding sequence ATGGATATTCGCAAAATCAAGAAACTGATCGAACTGGTACAGGAATCTGGCATCGCCGAGCTGGAGATCGCCGAAGGGGAAGAGTCCGTACGCATCAGCCGCACCGGCAACGCGCCTGTGGCCGCTTCCTACACTGTCGCTGAGGCCCCAATGGTCGCAGCCCCTGCACCTGTGGCTGCCGCTGCAGCACCTGCGGCCGCCCCTGCTGCCGAAGCGGCTCCTGCCATCTCCGGTCACGCAGTGAAGTCTCCCATGGTAGGCACCTTCTACCGTTCCCCAAGCCCGGCGGCCAAGCCCTTCGTTGAAGTGGGCGACACCGTGGCTGTGGGTGACACCCTGTGCATCATCGAAGCGATGAAGATGATGAACCAGATCGAAGCCGACAAGGCCGGTGTGGTTAAGCAGATCCTGGTGGAAAACGGCGATTCCATTGAGTTCGACGAGCCGCTGTTCATCATCGAGTAA
- the accC gene encoding acetyl-CoA carboxylase biotin carboxylase subunit: MLDKVVIANRGEIALRILRACRELGIKTVAVHSTADRDLKHVLLADETICIGKAPATESYLNIPALISAAEVSDAVAIHPGYGFLAENADFAEQVEKSGYIFIGPSPEVIRLMGDKVSAITAMKKAGVPCVPGSDGPLGDDPKVNTQIAKRIGYPVIIKASGGGGGRGMRVVRSESELLKSIELTQAEAGAAFGNPMVYMEKFLENPRHIEVQVLADGQGNAIHLAERDCSMQRRHQKVVEEAPAPGITEEMRKFIGERCARACIDINYRGAGTFEFLYENGEFYFIEMNTRIQVEHPVTEMVTGVDLIKEQLRIAAGQPLSITQEQVQVRGHAIECRINAEDPDTFIPSPGNIDRFHPPGGMGIRWDSHIYAGYKVPPHYDSMIGKLITFGENRDIAIARMKNALRELVVGGIKTNVPLQQRIMADENFQHGGTNIHYLEKKLDASSK, encoded by the coding sequence ATGCTGGACAAAGTGGTCATTGCGAACCGCGGAGAGATCGCCCTGCGAATTCTGCGCGCCTGTCGCGAACTGGGTATCAAAACGGTGGCGGTACACTCCACCGCTGACCGGGACCTGAAGCACGTGCTGCTGGCCGATGAGACCATCTGCATCGGCAAGGCCCCGGCCACCGAAAGCTACCTGAACATTCCTGCCCTCATCTCCGCAGCCGAGGTGAGCGACGCCGTCGCCATCCACCCAGGTTACGGCTTCCTGGCTGAGAACGCCGACTTCGCCGAACAGGTGGAGAAGAGCGGCTACATCTTTATCGGTCCCTCCCCCGAGGTGATCCGTCTGATGGGCGACAAGGTGTCCGCCATTACCGCCATGAAGAAGGCGGGCGTACCCTGTGTACCCGGCTCCGACGGTCCTCTGGGCGACGACCCCAAGGTCAACACCCAGATTGCCAAGCGCATCGGTTACCCGGTGATCATCAAGGCGTCCGGTGGTGGCGGTGGTCGCGGCATGCGCGTGGTGCGCTCCGAGTCCGAACTGCTGAAATCCATCGAACTGACCCAGGCAGAAGCCGGTGCCGCCTTTGGTAACCCCATGGTGTACATGGAGAAGTTCCTGGAGAACCCTCGTCACATCGAGGTTCAGGTTCTGGCAGACGGTCAGGGCAACGCCATTCACCTGGCCGAGCGTGACTGCTCCATGCAGCGTCGTCACCAGAAAGTGGTTGAGGAAGCTCCGGCGCCCGGCATCACCGAAGAGATGCGTAAGTTCATCGGTGAGCGCTGTGCCCGCGCCTGTATCGACATCAACTACCGTGGTGCCGGTACCTTCGAGTTCCTGTATGAGAACGGCGAGTTCTACTTCATCGAGATGAACACCCGTATCCAGGTTGAGCACCCGGTCACCGAGATGGTCACCGGCGTGGATCTCATCAAGGAGCAGCTGCGCATCGCCGCCGGCCAGCCCCTCTCCATCACCCAGGAGCAGGTGCAGGTACGTGGCCACGCCATCGAGTGCCGCATCAACGCCGAGGATCCGGATACCTTCATCCCCTCCCCCGGCAATATCGATCGCTTCCACCCACCCGGTGGCATGGGGATCCGTTGGGACTCCCACATCTATGCCGGTTACAAGGTTCCGCCTCACTACGATTCCATGATCGGCAAGCTGATCACCTTCGGTGAGAACCGGGACATCGCCATCGCCCGCATGAAGAACGCCCTGCGCGAGCTGGTGGTTGGCGGCATCAAGACCAACGTTCCTCTGCAGCAGAGGATCATGGCTGATGAGAACTTCCAGCACGGTGGCACCAACATCCACTACCTGGAGAAGAAGCTGGACGCCTCCTCCAAATAA
- a CDS encoding methyl-accepting chemotaxis protein encodes MSRLGLMGKMLMLALVPLVLTLVVVFSGSIYFKNQTLDQQVDTFTQDLRAQKMKQVKDAVTIALASVRNQIQAQPDRSPLQVVEETLSKVTFGDGGYFFVYNLEGTVQFHGLKPQTKGQNQLHLKDPNGTPFIAELVKAAKAGGGTASYFYQKPGATGLVEKISYVEPLNEYGWLLGTGVYVDEIDSAVAAFRGDAQAMSDKETLTTSVLALGILVLAVLAILYVSRRTVAPVNAMLLSLQEIAQGEGDLTKRLDVKGQDEIAQLGEAFNRFTSKLQQTMSEVAEATEQVGMAVDSINDQTATISRQLSVHDDETEQVVTAVTEMSMAAAEIAGNANQMAGATQAAADDAGTAQDKVGHSVSSINALVDEVDLASQHIDRLNEQSTKIHSVLGVIGDIADQTNLLALNAAIEAARAGDQGRGFAVVADEVRQLASRTQTSTLEIKEMLDELHQSVSKAVDTMSNSQQNCERTVGSSSEITTSLNAVSGAVNEINDMTSQIATAATQQSSVTEEINRNMVAIRDIVGELVHTSEQSARVSERLGLSGQQLRQLVGQFKI; translated from the coding sequence ATGAGTCGACTTGGATTGATGGGCAAGATGCTGATGCTTGCCCTGGTGCCTTTGGTGTTGACCCTGGTGGTGGTGTTTTCCGGCTCCATCTATTTTAAAAATCAGACGCTGGATCAACAGGTAGACACCTTTACCCAGGATCTGCGCGCCCAGAAGATGAAGCAGGTGAAAGATGCGGTGACCATTGCCCTGGCGTCGGTGCGCAACCAGATTCAGGCCCAGCCGGACAGATCGCCTCTTCAGGTGGTGGAGGAGACCCTGAGCAAGGTGACTTTCGGTGACGGGGGCTACTTCTTTGTCTACAACCTGGAAGGCACGGTGCAGTTTCATGGTCTCAAGCCTCAGACCAAGGGGCAGAATCAGCTGCACCTGAAGGATCCCAATGGTACCCCCTTCATTGCGGAGCTGGTGAAGGCGGCCAAGGCCGGAGGCGGCACCGCGTCCTACTTTTATCAGAAACCGGGTGCCACCGGGCTGGTGGAGAAGATCAGCTATGTTGAACCTCTGAATGAATATGGCTGGCTGCTGGGCACTGGGGTCTACGTGGATGAAATTGACTCGGCAGTGGCCGCCTTCAGAGGCGACGCCCAGGCGATGTCCGACAAAGAGACCCTGACCACCTCGGTGCTGGCCCTGGGGATTCTGGTGCTGGCGGTGCTCGCCATCCTGTATGTGTCCCGGCGCACCGTGGCGCCGGTGAACGCCATGTTGCTCAGCTTGCAGGAGATTGCTCAGGGAGAGGGTGATCTGACCAAGCGCCTGGATGTGAAGGGGCAGGATGAGATTGCCCAATTGGGTGAGGCGTTCAACCGTTTCACCTCCAAGCTGCAGCAGACCATGAGTGAGGTGGCCGAGGCCACGGAGCAGGTGGGGATGGCCGTAGACAGCATCAACGACCAGACCGCCACCATCAGCCGTCAGTTGTCGGTCCACGACGATGAAACCGAGCAGGTGGTCACCGCGGTGACCGAGATGAGCATGGCGGCGGCGGAGATTGCAGGCAACGCCAATCAGATGGCCGGTGCCACTCAGGCCGCCGCCGATGATGCCGGCACGGCCCAGGACAAGGTGGGACACTCGGTGTCTTCCATCAACGCCCTGGTGGATGAGGTGGACCTGGCGTCTCAGCACATCGACCGCCTCAACGAGCAGTCCACCAAGATCCACAGCGTACTGGGAGTCATCGGCGACATCGCCGATCAGACCAATCTGCTGGCACTGAATGCGGCCATCGAGGCGGCAAGAGCCGGAGACCAGGGGCGGGGCTTCGCCGTGGTGGCGGATGAGGTACGTCAGCTGGCCAGCCGCACCCAGACCAGCACCCTGGAGATCAAAGAGATGCTGGATGAGCTGCATCAGTCGGTCTCCAAGGCGGTGGACACCATGAGCAACAGCCAGCAAAACTGCGAGAGAACCGTGGGCTCCTCATCGGAGATCACCACCAGTCTCAATGCGGTATCCGGTGCGGTCAATGAGATCAACGACATGACCAGTCAGATCGCCACCGCAGCCACCCAGCAGAGCTCGGTAACCGAGGAGATCAACCGCAACATGGTGGCCATTCGCGACATCGTCGGCGAGCTGGTGCACACCAGTGAACAGTCGGCCCGGGTCTCAGAGCGACTTGGCCTCTCCGGCCAGCAGCTGCGGCAGCTGGTGGGCCAGTTTAAGATCTAA
- a CDS encoding dicarboxylate/amino acid:cation symporter: MSTKSNPLAICWGKWRALPLWAQILAGMLAGILTGISLGESAVHLKFIGSLFVNTIKMLIVPLVFCSLIVGVTSMQDTQKMGRVGLKSFLFYLGTTAIAISIGLLLGNLFQPGAGVEITQEVARTTQVSEAPSLVQTLVNMVPTNPIEALAKGKILQVIVFAVALGIALVLIGERGRPAVQLFESLAEAMYKLTDMVMALAPYGVFALMAWVSGKYGIDVLLPLLKVILAVYLGCLLHIFGFYSLLLAIVAKVNPMRFFRAISEAMAVAYTMSSSAGTLPASMKCARKLGINKSISSFVLPLGTTINMDGTALYQGVCALFVAQLFGVDLTLVQYLTIIATATLASIGTAGVPGAGLVMLTLVLTSVGLPLEGVALVAGIDRVLDMARTVVNVSGDLVATTVIAHSEGEVEETESLAPASA; the protein is encoded by the coding sequence ATGTCTACTAAATCCAATCCCCTGGCGATTTGCTGGGGCAAGTGGCGTGCCCTGCCGTTATGGGCACAGATCCTGGCTGGCATGCTGGCGGGGATACTGACCGGCATCTCCCTCGGGGAGAGTGCCGTGCACCTCAAGTTCATCGGTTCCCTCTTCGTCAACACCATCAAGATGCTGATCGTGCCCCTGGTGTTCTGTTCCCTTATCGTCGGGGTGACCTCCATGCAGGACACTCAGAAGATGGGCCGGGTGGGATTGAAATCCTTCCTCTTCTATCTGGGCACCACCGCCATTGCCATCTCCATCGGCTTGTTGCTGGGCAACCTGTTTCAACCCGGCGCCGGCGTGGAGATTACCCAGGAGGTGGCGCGAACCACTCAGGTCAGTGAAGCCCCCAGCCTGGTGCAGACCCTGGTCAACATGGTGCCCACCAACCCCATAGAGGCCCTGGCCAAAGGCAAGATTCTGCAGGTGATCGTCTTCGCGGTGGCATTGGGGATCGCCCTGGTGCTCATCGGCGAGCGAGGCAGGCCGGCGGTCCAGCTGTTCGAATCCCTGGCGGAGGCGATGTACAAGCTGACCGACATGGTGATGGCCCTGGCGCCATACGGTGTGTTTGCCCTGATGGCCTGGGTGTCCGGCAAGTATGGCATCGACGTGTTACTGCCTCTGCTCAAGGTGATCCTGGCGGTGTATCTGGGTTGCCTGCTGCACATCTTCGGATTTTACAGCCTGCTGCTGGCCATAGTGGCCAAGGTGAACCCCATGCGCTTCTTCCGGGCGATCTCCGAGGCGATGGCGGTGGCCTATACCATGTCCAGCTCCGCCGGTACCCTGCCAGCCTCGATGAAATGCGCCCGTAAACTGGGAATCAACAAGAGCATCTCCAGCTTTGTGCTGCCTCTGGGAACCACCATCAACATGGACGGCACGGCCTTGTACCAGGGGGTGTGTGCCCTGTTTGTGGCGCAGCTGTTCGGTGTGGACCTGACTCTGGTGCAGTACCTCACCATCATCGCTACGGCGACGCTGGCCTCCATAGGCACCGCCGGGGTCCCCGGTGCCGGCCTGGTGATGCTGACCCTGGTGCTCACCTCCGTGGGGCTGCCCCTTGAGGGGGTGGCTCTGGTGGCCGGTATCGACCGGGTGCTGGACATGGCCCGCACCGTGGTGAACGTCTCCGGAGATCTGGTGGCGACCACGGTGATCGCCCACTCCGAAGGCGAGGTTGAGGAGACGGAGTCTCTGGCGCCGGCGTCAGCCTAA